In Chitinophaga sp. HK235, a single window of DNA contains:
- a CDS encoding Crp/Fnr family transcriptional regulator, which yields MFEQIDQFVDRIISLTPEERQIFHDLLKFKQVRKRTYLLQEGKICDFEAYIIKGCIRTYYLSDDGTETVLSFATEDWWVSDPYSFTEQTPSNMFIESLEDCELLMIDCKSKAILYKKVPKFETLFRLLIQRSLFVLQKRIHSLVSQTAEQRYLAFIETYPQVVRRVPQNQIARHLGISPEFLSKVRSTIQKKNDAVR from the coding sequence ATGTTTGAACAGATTGATCAATTTGTAGATCGAATTATATCGCTGACGCCGGAAGAGCGTCAAATATTTCATGACCTGCTAAAATTCAAACAGGTCAGAAAACGCACCTATCTGTTGCAGGAGGGAAAAATCTGCGACTTTGAGGCCTATATCATCAAAGGTTGTATCCGTACTTATTATTTAAGTGATGATGGCACGGAGACTGTACTTTCCTTTGCAACAGAGGACTGGTGGGTGAGTGACCCATACAGCTTTACAGAACAAACACCTTCCAATATGTTCATCGAATCGCTGGAAGACTGCGAACTGCTGATGATTGATTGTAAAAGCAAAGCAATACTCTATAAAAAAGTACCCAAGTTTGAAACATTGTTCCGCCTGCTGATACAACGATCACTTTTTGTACTGCAAAAACGTATTCACAGTCTCGTTTCACAAACTGCAGAGCAGCGGTACCTGGCGTTCATCGAAACATACCCCCAGGTGGTACGACGTGTACCGCAGAACCAGATAGCGCGTCACCTGGGCATATCACCCGAATTCCTGAGCAAGGTCAGAAGCACGATACAGAAAAAGAATGATGCAGTCCGATAA
- a CDS encoding sigma 54-interacting transcriptional regulator encodes MDTDISAEKNEFETLLCLSKAIAAARHRSDLWEIINEQLLENFGAHYYTLCLINEDARTHAPFLYSAENKIKSVTGESPVIHQQHPIHDGIFDRAIDTEEPVIFDMQSLVRRKDIPTYIIHWYNAGVKEMMLVRICNGKEPKGVLYLYARRTGVFSESRFSFFKGIADQLGTGISNILANEKIELQLEEIRKYKIQLEQENRYLKEEWEKDKHLTGKAVGSSAAIRKVYNLVSKVASSDATVLILGETGTGKELIAHQVHEVSPRRERLMIKVNCAAIPASLVESELFGHEKGSFTGALERRVGKFELANNSTLFLDEIGELPLEMQAKLLRALQEKEIERIGGKSVIKVNVRIIAATNKNLEAEVVAGRFRSDLYYRLNVFPIVLPSLRERGEDIPELVSFFIEKYAVNTGRKITRIAPKALEKLMAYSWPGNIRELEHLIERTVLLTATNTITEISLPAKSKILSAQQGTEMQVRSLVDVEREHILKMVKLSNGRISGPNGAAAKLQLPSTTLISKMQKLGIRKEHFIDLQKGAE; translated from the coding sequence ATGGATACAGATATTTCTGCTGAAAAAAATGAGTTTGAAACCCTGCTTTGTCTTTCCAAAGCAATAGCTGCTGCAAGGCATCGTTCCGACCTTTGGGAGATAATTAATGAACAGTTACTGGAGAATTTCGGTGCCCATTATTATACGCTTTGTCTGATCAATGAAGATGCCCGTACACATGCTCCATTTCTGTACAGCGCAGAAAATAAAATAAAATCCGTTACAGGGGAAAGCCCGGTGATCCACCAGCAGCATCCCATTCATGACGGGATATTTGACCGGGCCATTGATACAGAGGAGCCGGTGATTTTCGATATGCAAAGCCTGGTCCGGCGAAAGGACATTCCTACCTATATCATACACTGGTATAATGCCGGGGTGAAAGAGATGATGCTGGTCAGGATCTGTAATGGCAAGGAACCGAAAGGGGTGCTATACCTATATGCAAGGAGAACAGGTGTATTCTCAGAGAGCCGGTTCAGTTTTTTCAAAGGGATCGCAGATCAGTTGGGTACAGGAATATCCAATATTCTCGCCAATGAAAAAATAGAATTGCAACTGGAGGAAATCCGGAAATATAAAATACAGCTGGAGCAGGAGAACCGTTATCTGAAAGAAGAATGGGAGAAGGATAAACATCTTACCGGTAAGGCTGTTGGCAGTTCGGCGGCTATACGGAAGGTGTATAACCTGGTTTCAAAAGTGGCTTCATCCGATGCTACTGTACTGATTCTGGGAGAGACAGGAACAGGTAAGGAGCTGATTGCGCACCAGGTGCATGAGGTATCTCCGCGACGTGAGCGGCTGATGATCAAAGTGAATTGTGCCGCTATTCCGGCCAGCCTGGTAGAAAGTGAATTGTTTGGCCATGAAAAAGGGAGTTTTACCGGAGCATTGGAAAGAAGGGTAGGGAAATTTGAACTGGCCAATAACAGCACCCTGTTCCTGGACGAGATTGGTGAACTTCCGCTGGAAATGCAGGCTAAATTGCTGAGGGCACTGCAGGAAAAGGAGATCGAAAGAATCGGTGGAAAATCAGTGATTAAAGTCAATGTGCGTATCATCGCAGCTACCAATAAGAATCTGGAAGCAGAGGTCGTTGCCGGCCGTTTCCGCAGTGATCTTTACTACCGTTTGAATGTATTTCCTATCGTACTGCCGTCATTGAGAGAACGCGGGGAAGATATACCGGAACTGGTTTCCTTTTTTATTGAAAAATATGCTGTCAATACCGGTAGAAAGATAACCCGTATTGCGCCCAAAGCGCTGGAGAAATTAATGGCTTATTCCTGGCCGGGCAATATCCGGGAACTGGAACATCTGATCGAAAGAACGGTGTTGCTTACAGCCACCAATACGATCACAGAGATCAGCCTGCCGGCTAAAAGCAAAATATTGTCTGCTCAGCAGGGAACGGAAATGCAGGTGCGTTCCCTGGTGGATGTGGAACGGGAGCATATCCTGAAAATGGTGAAGTTGTCGAACGGCAGGATATCCGGCCCGAATGGCGCAGCAGCTAAATTGCAGCTGCCATCGACCACCCTGATTTCAAAGATGCAGAAGCTGGGTATCCGGAAGGAACATTTTATAGATTTACAGAAAGGAGCGGAATAA
- a CDS encoding TMEM175 family protein — protein MEKETARIEGFSDGVFAIAITLLVLELRIPVAESNNNPQMLANSLLAQWPSFLAFSLSFFSIFIMWVNHHKIFKQIYRRNSALMFANGLILFLATCISYPTALLARYFGTPSLSVAVAAYTGLFVLINLAFNLLWGIASRNKDLLRPEISHTAIRKLKRNYLYGLPVHLSAFLLSFCWPGGSLVLCALLWTYWAFTSGRLDLSPGKAAGK, from the coding sequence ATGGAAAAAGAAACGGCAAGAATAGAAGGATTCAGTGATGGTGTGTTTGCAATCGCCATCACCCTGCTGGTATTGGAACTACGTATACCCGTTGCTGAGAGCAATAATAACCCGCAAATGCTGGCGAACAGTCTGTTGGCACAATGGCCGTCCTTTCTGGCTTTCAGCCTGTCTTTTTTCAGTATCTTCATTATGTGGGTGAACCATCATAAGATATTCAAACAGATCTACCGGCGCAACAGCGCGCTGATGTTTGCCAATGGACTCATTCTTTTTCTGGCCACCTGTATTTCCTACCCCACAGCCTTGCTGGCCAGGTACTTTGGCACCCCTTCCTTATCAGTGGCCGTAGCCGCTTATACAGGTTTGTTTGTACTAATCAACCTCGCCTTTAATTTACTATGGGGCATTGCGAGCCGGAACAAAGACCTGCTTCGTCCTGAGATCAGCCATACTGCCATCAGGAAACTCAAAAGAAATTATCTGTATGGCTTACCGGTACATCTGTCGGCATTCCTGCTCTCTTTTTGCTGGCCCGGCGGCTCGCTGGTATTATGTGCGCTGCTCTGGACTTACTGGGCTTTTACCTCCGGCAGGCTGGACCTCTCTCCCGGCAAGGCTGCCGGGAAATGA
- a CDS encoding sigma-54 dependent transcriptional regulator — MNDKEKILIVEDEFIVGNDLRMMLVKGGYDVCGIAASVEQARTLIEQKKPDWVLLDIILKTPTSGIELAKELLQQEIPFLYISANTNQQTLEAAKATQPYGFLVKPFRERDLFVMLDIARYRYGMETGMIKQKTSTGPVETTPDPDIIGNSSALSKALDQVRAVAPTNTSVLLLGESGTGKERFARAIHKNSLRKNKPFITVNCAALPVSLLESELFGHERGAFTGAVQKRTGKFEQANGGTIFLDEIGELPLDAQVKLLRTLQEREIEKLGGDQLIKVDVRVIVATNRNLEKEVADGRFRLDLYYRLNVFPIELPPLREHKEDIEALAFHFLKKLSDNSDKKISRISKATLKSLQQYDWPGNVRELEHLIERQFILANGEEIDSTDIPGLQAGLIPADGKLETMEEMERAHILKVLKACNGRVSGIMGAADILKIPAQTLYSKMKKLGIKTIYK, encoded by the coding sequence ATGAACGACAAGGAAAAGATATTGATCGTAGAAGATGAGTTCATCGTAGGCAATGACCTTAGAATGATGCTAGTCAAGGGCGGTTACGATGTCTGTGGCATCGCAGCTTCCGTGGAACAGGCCAGGACGCTGATTGAACAAAAAAAGCCGGACTGGGTACTGCTCGATATCATTCTCAAAACACCTACCAGCGGTATTGAGCTGGCAAAGGAACTGTTGCAGCAGGAAATACCGTTTCTGTACATCTCCGCCAATACCAACCAGCAAACACTGGAAGCAGCCAAGGCCACCCAGCCCTATGGCTTTCTGGTAAAGCCTTTCCGCGAACGGGACCTGTTTGTCATGCTGGACATTGCCCGCTACCGGTACGGTATGGAGACCGGTATGATAAAACAGAAAACATCGACCGGACCCGTGGAAACGACGCCCGATCCGGATATTATCGGAAACAGCAGCGCCCTCAGTAAAGCGCTCGACCAGGTAAGGGCCGTTGCCCCCACCAACACTTCCGTGCTGCTGCTGGGTGAAAGTGGCACCGGGAAAGAACGTTTTGCCCGCGCGATCCATAAAAACTCATTGAGAAAAAACAAACCGTTTATCACTGTCAACTGTGCAGCCCTTCCTGTTTCGCTACTCGAGTCAGAGCTGTTTGGCCATGAACGCGGCGCCTTCACCGGCGCTGTGCAGAAACGGACCGGAAAATTTGAACAGGCGAACGGCGGCACTATTTTCCTTGATGAAATTGGCGAACTACCGCTGGATGCACAAGTGAAACTACTCCGCACATTACAGGAAAGAGAAATAGAAAAACTTGGCGGCGATCAACTGATCAAAGTAGATGTACGGGTGATTGTTGCCACCAACAGGAACCTGGAAAAAGAAGTAGCTGACGGCAGATTCAGACTCGACCTCTATTACCGGCTGAATGTATTCCCCATCGAACTGCCTCCCCTGCGTGAGCATAAGGAAGATATTGAAGCGCTGGCCTTTCATTTTCTGAAAAAGCTCTCCGATAATTCCGATAAAAAAATATCCCGTATCAGTAAAGCAACGCTGAAATCACTACAACAATACGACTGGCCCGGCAATGTCAGGGAACTGGAACACCTGATTGAACGGCAATTTATCCTGGCAAACGGTGAAGAGATCGATTCAACAGATATTCCGGGCCTGCAAGCCGGACTTATACCTGCTGACGGGAAACTTGAAACAATGGAAGAGATGGAAAGGGCCCATATCCTGAAAGTACTGAAAGCCTGTAATGGCCGCGTGTCCGGCATCATGGGCGCTGCCGACATTCTTAAAATACCAGCTCAGACCCTGTATTCAAAGATGAAAAAACTGGGTATAAAAACCATTTATAAATGA
- a CDS encoding histidine kinase dimerization/phosphoacceptor domain -containing protein, which translates to MLGYVINFPVRALLTACLLIPVSILAQSDPELQEVNELIQHGKADTATISRMLRVGETFLDKPESREEDMNVAFRMAEQMEARSRQLNYPRGLGLSKLLRAKAFRESGRAAQGRTSSEEAVRLLTAYGTPREKTQAIIELGGTYSNDIQDLPRKIELYQQGADSYLQNGDEMSAAQLKEFIGDLLQVNKDYARAQEVLEEALAIYKKKGYKRLQGLYSILGEVYHGSNNFVQSLRYNLLAVETAEKLNEQGPLLSTIYNRVALNYYSVQYYEQALDYFTKALAHARQLQDTGTIRTMLLNVSDALRYNREYSRSLDALNDFEKLGPVSDESEMVQVELSYLKNYIALHALHKATPHYEKLKKFVETGSTYQRLIQSARLGVIFYLQAAGLFSNSEQYVRDYETAIKETPIGLVWRSEGEYLAFRTDSALGHFEAALAHYQRHKLFSDSVTNTNTAKQLDILRLQFQTERKDKDIELLTQKSKLQEISLQKGRVFRNVVMGGICMLLLILALLYNRYRLKKRTTFRLEKQQEEINAQNELLKKLVDEKEWLLREIHHRVKNNLQIIISLLNTQSQYLDNADAIAAIKNSQHRMYAMSLIHQRLYHTDNLGAIDMNWYIRELIGFMKESFDTGNQISFNINSETILLDVVQAIPLGLILNEAVSNAIKYAFPDRKKGTIQVTFSKDQSQYSLLSIADDGVGFPDNYSPEASASLGMSLMKGLSEQLEGTFNLTSSQAGVSIQIRFLTRAFNNDN; encoded by the coding sequence ATGCTCGGTTATGTGATCAATTTCCCGGTCAGGGCACTGCTGACAGCGTGCCTGTTGATACCGGTATCTATACTGGCCCAGTCAGACCCTGAACTTCAGGAAGTAAATGAACTTATTCAGCATGGAAAAGCTGATACAGCCACCATTTCCCGGATGCTGCGCGTTGGTGAAACATTCCTCGACAAACCCGAATCACGGGAAGAAGACATGAATGTGGCCTTTCGCATGGCAGAGCAGATGGAAGCCCGCAGCAGACAGCTCAACTATCCAAGAGGCCTTGGTTTGAGCAAACTGCTGCGGGCCAAGGCATTCCGGGAATCCGGACGCGCAGCCCAGGGAAGAACAAGCAGCGAAGAAGCAGTCAGGCTGCTGACCGCATATGGAACTCCGCGCGAAAAGACCCAGGCCATCATCGAACTGGGAGGCACCTATTCCAACGACATCCAGGACCTCCCGCGCAAAATTGAACTCTATCAGCAAGGCGCCGACAGTTATCTGCAAAACGGAGATGAAATGAGCGCTGCCCAACTAAAGGAGTTTATTGGTGACCTGCTACAGGTGAATAAAGACTATGCCCGCGCGCAGGAAGTACTGGAGGAAGCCCTGGCCATTTATAAAAAGAAGGGGTACAAAAGATTACAGGGCCTGTATTCTATTCTGGGAGAGGTCTACCACGGTTCCAACAACTTTGTACAATCCCTCCGTTACAATCTGCTGGCTGTGGAAACGGCCGAAAAACTGAACGAACAGGGACCTCTGCTCTCTACTATCTATAACCGGGTAGCATTGAATTATTATAGTGTTCAATATTATGAACAGGCACTCGATTATTTCACAAAAGCACTTGCCCATGCAAGGCAGCTGCAGGATACTGGCACCATCAGGACCATGCTGCTAAATGTGTCTGATGCACTGAGATATAACAGAGAATACAGCCGCAGTCTGGATGCCTTAAATGATTTCGAAAAGCTGGGCCCCGTTTCTGATGAAAGTGAAATGGTGCAGGTAGAACTGAGCTACCTCAAAAATTATATTGCGCTTCATGCTTTACATAAAGCCACGCCTCACTATGAGAAACTGAAAAAATTCGTGGAGACTGGAAGTACCTACCAGAGGCTCATTCAGAGCGCACGGCTGGGCGTGATCTTCTATCTGCAGGCGGCAGGCCTTTTCAGTAACAGTGAGCAATATGTCCGGGACTATGAAACGGCAATAAAGGAAACACCAATCGGACTGGTATGGAGATCCGAAGGAGAATACCTTGCCTTCCGGACTGATTCAGCGCTGGGGCATTTCGAAGCAGCGCTGGCACACTATCAGCGCCATAAGTTATTTTCTGACTCCGTTACCAACACCAACACTGCCAAACAACTGGACATTCTCCGCCTGCAGTTCCAGACAGAAAGGAAAGACAAGGATATTGAGCTGCTCACACAAAAAAGCAAATTGCAGGAAATTTCCCTTCAGAAAGGAAGAGTGTTCCGCAATGTAGTAATGGGCGGCATCTGTATGCTGCTCCTGATCCTGGCGTTGTTGTACAACCGGTACCGGCTGAAAAAGCGGACCACCTTCCGGCTGGAAAAACAACAGGAAGAAATCAATGCACAAAACGAGCTTCTTAAAAAACTGGTAGATGAAAAAGAATGGCTGCTCAGAGAAATACACCATCGTGTAAAAAACAATCTTCAGATCATCATCAGCCTGCTGAATACACAGTCACAATACCTCGACAATGCCGATGCCATTGCAGCCATCAAAAACAGTCAGCACCGCATGTACGCCATGTCGCTCATCCATCAGCGGCTCTATCATACCGATAACCTGGGGGCCATAGATATGAACTGGTACATCCGTGAGCTGATCGGCTTCATGAAGGAAAGCTTTGATACCGGCAACCAGATCAGCTTTAACATCAACAGCGAAACCATCCTGCTGGACGTTGTACAGGCCATCCCCCTGGGACTGATCCTGAATGAAGCTGTCAGCAATGCCATCAAATATGCCTTCCCCGACAGGAAAAAAGGTACGATACAGGTAACGTTCAGCAAAGATCAGTCACAATACAGCCTCCTTTCCATTGCAGATGACGGCGTTGGCTTCCCCGATAATTATTCTCCGGAAGCTTCAGCCTCACTTGGTATGAGCCTGATGAAGGGACTGTCTGAACAACTGGAAGGCACCTTTAATCTGACAAGCAGCCAGGCAGGCGTTTCCATACAGATACGCTTTCTGACAAGAGCCTTCAACAATGACAACTAA
- a CDS encoding YoaK family protein — protein sequence MTEQKHSINWVTFLLAWVAGYCDTATFVSGDSIFSAHVTGNFIVFAAQVSSGSTSATAWIKLITFPVFVIAVMAGGWLVEKSPKKYRILLIEGIILTFCGLAAFLLPILTTWEEKLVTYLIVMITVLGMGLQNAFGKLFSKETHGPTTMMTGNVTQAALDLGNIIRKGIPGNEISLSSLYKQLVTIGGFLAGCIIGALLSRWVGLSAMMIPGVAIMACYLQGETAAQKSEG from the coding sequence ATGACAGAACAAAAACACAGCATCAACTGGGTGACCTTTCTGCTGGCATGGGTTGCGGGTTATTGTGACACCGCCACTTTTGTGTCCGGCGATTCGATTTTCTCCGCCCACGTCACCGGGAACTTTATTGTATTCGCTGCACAGGTTTCTTCAGGAAGTACCAGTGCCACAGCCTGGATTAAGCTGATCACCTTTCCGGTATTTGTAATCGCCGTGATGGCCGGAGGCTGGCTGGTGGAAAAATCTCCCAAAAAATACAGGATTTTGCTGATAGAAGGCATAATTTTGACGTTTTGCGGATTAGCAGCGTTTCTTCTTCCCATCTTAACAACATGGGAAGAAAAGCTGGTAACATATCTCATTGTAATGATCACTGTGCTGGGAATGGGCCTGCAGAATGCCTTCGGGAAACTTTTTTCCAAAGAGACGCATGGCCCCACCACCATGATGACAGGCAATGTTACACAGGCAGCACTGGACCTGGGAAATATCATCCGGAAAGGTATTCCGGGAAATGAAATATCCCTGTCTAGTCTATATAAGCAGCTCGTTACCATCGGTGGATTTCTGGCTGGTTGTATCATCGGCGCCCTTCTTTCCCGTTGGGTGGGCCTGAGCGCGATGATGATACCAGGAGTGGCCATCATGGCGTGTTACCTGCAGGGAGAAACCGCTGCACAAAAATCAGAAGGATGA
- a CDS encoding Dps family protein: MQANIGIKQEYLAAVSHSLGKILADEFVLYTKTRKAHWCVTGPDFHNKHVFFESQYQQLEEIIDNVAERIRTLGHFPPATLKEFLALTHLTELTWEKNDGIGFIKDLLHDHESILIHLRENINSYATAFHDAGSSDYITGLMETHEKMAWMLRAHLE, encoded by the coding sequence ATGCAAGCTAATATCGGAATCAAACAGGAGTATCTCGCAGCCGTGTCCCATTCACTGGGAAAGATCCTCGCAGATGAATTTGTGTTATATACCAAAACACGCAAAGCCCACTGGTGTGTAACCGGCCCTGATTTTCACAACAAACACGTATTCTTTGAAAGTCAGTACCAGCAACTGGAAGAGATCATAGACAACGTCGCAGAACGTATCCGTACACTGGGACATTTCCCGCCTGCCACCCTGAAAGAATTCCTGGCCCTTACCCATCTCACAGAACTGACATGGGAGAAGAATGATGGCATCGGGTTTATCAAAGACCTGCTGCATGATCATGAAAGCATTCTTATTCATCTGCGGGAAAATATCAACAGTTACGCCACCGCATTTCATGACGCCGGCAGCAGTGATTATATAACAGGACTGATGGAAACACATGAGAAAATGGCCTGGATGCTCAGAGCACATCTTGAATAA
- a CDS encoding DoxX family protein, protein MNEIISSLLYSDGGSTLNNYALLAFRILLAFELFRVHGMKKFRVENGQKEHVPNPLHLPEKINGLVATFADTVVPFLIALGLVTRIAILPTISVTAIGYFVVHRKDSLEIKDVPYMYTLSLLLLLVLGPGRYSIDVQLLYQFF, encoded by the coding sequence ATGAATGAGATCATCAGCAGTTTACTGTATTCAGATGGCGGAAGTACGCTCAACAATTACGCATTGCTGGCATTCCGCATATTACTCGCCTTTGAACTGTTCCGGGTACACGGGATGAAGAAATTCCGTGTAGAAAACGGGCAAAAGGAACATGTTCCCAATCCCCTGCACCTGCCTGAAAAAATAAACGGACTGGTAGCCACTTTCGCCGATACTGTGGTGCCGTTCCTCATCGCACTGGGACTGGTGACCAGGATCGCCATCCTGCCCACGATCAGCGTGACAGCCATCGGGTATTTTGTGGTACACAGAAAAGATAGCCTGGAAATAAAGGATGTGCCTTACATGTACACCCTGTCGCTTTTGCTGCTGCTGGTACTGGGGCCTGGCCGCTATTCCATCGACGTTCAACTTTTATATCAATTTTTCTAA
- a CDS encoding amidohydrolase, with protein MNKKADIVLYNGKVYTVDPSNPRATAVAISNGRFVAVGDDKTILQQYGEEGTTQIDLKGKRVIPGLIDSHIHLIRGGLNYNLELRWDGVPSLADALNMLRKQVAITPTPQWVRVIGGWTEHQFAEKRLPTLEELNDIAPDTPVFIMHLYDRAFLNRAALRAVGFTKDTPAPPGGVIEKNSKGEPTGLILASPNAMILYSTLAKGPKLSYEYQVNSTRHFMTELNRFGITSVIDAGGGFQNFPDDYQVINELNEKQQLTVRIAYNLFTQRPKQELEDFRNWTSTVQLHQGDDMYRHNGAGEMLVFSAADFEDFLQPRPDLPETMEEELEKVVRHLVENRWPFRLHATYNESITRFLNVFEKVNRDIPFNGLHWIFDHAETIDERNIDRVKALGGGIAIQSRMAFQGEYFTDRYGKEAAAHTPPVKRMLQAGVPVGAGTDATRVSSYNPWVALYWLTAGKTVGGQQLYDDANKLSRETALELYTKGSAWFSSEQDIKGCIKAGQFADLAVLDTDFFEVPEETIKQIESVLTIVGGKIVYGSDEFAGFSPAPLPILPDWSPVNQFGGYFSSTKNNIVKTTATVHPGAAITSQVHSCAGSCQVHGHDHNTARLSNIPVNNYSAFWGVFGCSCFAF; from the coding sequence ATGAACAAAAAAGCAGATATCGTTCTATATAACGGGAAAGTATACACGGTAGATCCATCCAATCCCCGGGCTACAGCCGTTGCCATTAGCAATGGTAGGTTCGTTGCTGTAGGCGATGATAAAACCATCCTTCAGCAATACGGTGAAGAAGGTACTACACAAATAGACCTGAAGGGGAAGCGCGTCATTCCCGGGTTGATCGATTCCCATATCCACCTTATTCGCGGCGGCCTTAATTACAATCTGGAATTAAGGTGGGACGGCGTTCCTTCTCTTGCGGATGCCCTGAACATGCTGAGAAAACAGGTAGCCATCACCCCCACACCGCAATGGGTAAGAGTGATAGGCGGATGGACAGAACACCAGTTTGCGGAAAAGAGATTGCCCACATTGGAAGAACTGAATGACATTGCACCGGACACGCCCGTTTTCATCATGCATCTTTACGATCGTGCGTTCCTGAACCGTGCCGCCCTTCGTGCGGTGGGATTCACTAAAGATACACCCGCTCCTCCCGGCGGCGTGATTGAAAAGAACAGCAAAGGAGAGCCTACAGGTCTGATCCTGGCCAGCCCTAACGCCATGATCCTGTATTCCACACTGGCAAAGGGGCCCAAACTATCTTACGAATACCAGGTCAACTCTACCCGCCATTTCATGACGGAGCTGAACCGGTTCGGTATCACCAGCGTGATCGATGCCGGTGGCGGGTTCCAGAATTTCCCGGATGACTACCAGGTGATCAATGAACTCAATGAAAAGCAGCAGCTTACCGTACGCATTGCCTATAACCTGTTTACCCAAAGGCCCAAACAGGAACTGGAAGATTTCCGGAACTGGACCAGCACTGTACAACTCCATCAGGGAGATGATATGTACCGGCACAACGGGGCCGGCGAAATGCTGGTATTCTCTGCCGCCGATTTTGAAGACTTCCTGCAACCCAGACCTGATCTTCCGGAAACCATGGAAGAAGAACTGGAAAAGGTAGTTCGCCATCTCGTGGAAAACCGCTGGCCCTTCCGGCTGCATGCTACTTACAATGAAAGCATCACCCGCTTCCTGAATGTCTTTGAAAAAGTGAACAGGGACATCCCATTTAATGGCCTGCACTGGATATTTGACCACGCAGAAACGATTGACGAACGGAATATTGACAGAGTGAAAGCACTCGGCGGTGGTATCGCTATCCAAAGCAGGATGGCATTTCAGGGAGAATATTTTACCGACCGTTATGGAAAAGAAGCAGCAGCACACACGCCTCCGGTAAAACGTATGTTGCAGGCCGGTGTACCTGTTGGCGCAGGCACAGACGCCACCCGTGTCAGCAGCTACAACCCCTGGGTGGCCCTGTACTGGCTGACTGCCGGGAAAACCGTCGGCGGTCAGCAGCTGTATGACGATGCCAATAAACTCAGCAGGGAAACAGCGCTTGAACTGTACACCAAAGGAAGCGCGTGGTTCTCCAGCGAGCAGGACATAAAGGGCTGTATCAAAGCAGGGCAGTTCGCAGATCTCGCCGTACTGGACACCGACTTCTTTGAAGTACCGGAGGAAACTATCAAACAGATTGAATCAGTACTCACCATTGTAGGTGGAAAAATTGTGTATGGAAGCGATGAATTTGCCGGCTTCTCTCCTGCTCCCCTGCCCATTCTTCCTGACTGGTCGCCGGTGAACCAGTTCGGTGGTTATTTTTCCTCCACCAAAAACAACATTGTAAAAACAACAGCAACAGTACATCCGGGTGCAGCCATTACCAGCCAGGTACACAGCTGTGCAGGCAGTTGCCAGGTCCATGGCCATGATCACAACACAGCCAGATTGAGCAATATCCCTGTCAATAACTACAGCGCATTCTGGGGAGTGTTCGGATGTTCCTGTTTTGCTTTCTAA
- a CDS encoding M17 family peptidase N-terminal domain-containing protein: MNKVFHGPAMKNYRNGIMAFMSIPLLLLHTAGFAQQQDTIVKTTPVGTSKIWGKVDGMAIEGLVQGPSSASAPLQVACVFEYTEGDIFNPPALPAQLNGMVHLDQALKGQITALRKSGKFTGHYLETLLITPPKGTLKATRLLLIGLGDRNNFNADIMVAVGTVALREAARLGVSRFSFASDIKDAGINSPTAQVTGNVTKGIINAYRTQLYLQHQHLAPAQPIIKATLLSGPAFFETSGEGIKEAIASFNH; the protein is encoded by the coding sequence ATGAATAAGGTATTTCACGGTCCGGCCATGAAAAATTATCGCAACGGGATAATGGCTTTCATGAGTATTCCTCTTCTCCTGCTGCATACAGCAGGCTTTGCACAGCAACAAGACACGATCGTAAAAACCACACCGGTAGGCACTTCAAAGATCTGGGGTAAAGTTGATGGTATGGCGATCGAAGGACTTGTACAGGGCCCTTCTTCCGCCAGCGCTCCTTTACAGGTCGCCTGTGTATTTGAGTATACCGAAGGGGATATTTTCAATCCACCGGCATTACCCGCTCAACTGAATGGTATGGTGCATCTTGATCAAGCACTCAAAGGACAGATCACCGCACTGCGAAAGAGTGGAAAGTTCACCGGCCATTATCTTGAAACCTTACTGATCACACCACCTAAAGGCACTTTAAAGGCCACCCGGCTGCTATTGATAGGCCTGGGTGACCGTAACAATTTCAATGCGGATATAATGGTCGCAGTAGGTACTGTAGCACTGCGCGAAGCCGCAAGACTCGGTGTCTCCAGGTTTTCCTTTGCCAGTGATATCAAAGACGCCGGCATCAACTCTCCCACTGCACAGGTAACAGGCAATGTGACTAAAGGTATCATCAACGCATATCGCACACAGCTATACTTACAACACCAACACCTTGCTCCGGCGCAGCCGATCATCAAAGCCACATTGCTCTCTGGCCCCGCTTTTTTTGAAACCTCCGGAGAAGGCATTAAAGAAGCCATCGCTTCCTTTAACCATTAA